From Dietzia sp. ANT_WB102, a single genomic window includes:
- a CDS encoding class I SAM-dependent methyltransferase, with amino-acid sequence MITDPVHRSTALCSVARRASLGRSLGLLRSFPLEQADPDVFYSGLAHDTVELVADLWECSGDRPAEPGVGRLPGLTVLDVGGGPGYFSDVYAAEGARYVSVEPDVGEMSAAGLDQAGSVRGSGMALPFRSDSVDVCISSNVAEHVPEPWSMAEEMCRVTRPGGLVVVSYTLWYGPFGGHEMGLTHYLGGDRARRMYERRHGHPPKNVYGQSLFEVGCAEGLAWARDTDAAELLAAFPRYHPRWAWWLVRVPGVREVLVSNLVLVLRAK; translated from the coding sequence GTGATCACCGACCCCGTCCACCGCTCGACCGCACTCTGCTCGGTGGCCCGCCGGGCCAGCCTCGGCCGGTCGCTCGGGCTGCTGCGTTCGTTCCCGCTCGAGCAGGCCGACCCGGATGTCTTCTACTCCGGCCTGGCCCACGACACCGTCGAACTGGTCGCCGACCTGTGGGAGTGCTCCGGTGACCGGCCGGCCGAGCCGGGAGTGGGCCGACTGCCGGGGCTGACGGTGCTGGATGTCGGCGGTGGGCCGGGCTACTTCTCCGACGTCTACGCCGCCGAGGGGGCGCGGTACGTTTCCGTCGAACCTGACGTCGGGGAAATGTCGGCGGCCGGCCTGGACCAGGCGGGTTCGGTCCGGGGCAGCGGGATGGCACTGCCTTTCCGATCGGATTCCGTCGACGTGTGCATCTCTTCCAACGTGGCCGAACACGTACCGGAGCCCTGGTCGATGGCGGAGGAGATGTGCCGGGTCACGCGACCGGGTGGCCTCGTCGTCGTCTCCTACACGCTCTGGTACGGGCCCTTCGGCGGCCACGAGATGGGGCTGACCCATTACCTCGGCGGCGACCGGGCGAGGCGGATGTACGAGCGACGCCATGGTCACCCGCCGAAGAACGTCTACGGCCAGTCGCTGTTTGAGGTGGGGTGCGCCGAGGGGCTCGCATGGGCGCGCGACACCGACGCCGCCGAGCTGCTCGCGGCGTTCCCGCGCTACCACCCGCGGTGGGCGTGGTGGCTGGTGCGAGTGCCCGGTGTGCGTGAGGTACTCGTGTCCAATCTCGTGCTGGTGCTGCGCGCGAAGTAG
- a CDS encoding acyltransferase, with amino-acid sequence MKNAFGTPDHRDGTLPSATGFVPALEGLRALAAFAVLTTHVAFQTGASTGSTINRIWGRFDLSVAVFFALSGFLLWRAHALHARRGGPGTARPARAYLRSRLVRIMPAYLVLVAAAFLLIPRNARSSASTWTSNLTLTQVFVPDSLVEGLTHAWSLSVEMSFYLVLPLLWWALARLRGRAARWRIPVIAGVGVASLGWALVPWYELGLHERINDQILPPAFASWFAAGMILAELACAPPGRAAGLARHRHARWRWWAVAAAAFAASTVPRWFTEGFVHPSGPEFAARTALGAVVAFCLLAPVVLSPAATAPAGSTRLGPHFPVLGSGVLTTLGRWSYAVFLWHVLVLHFAFQIAAVPMFSGQMLRIWFVTVVVTTVVAAASYALVEVPAQRWLAPRRAPRGRPVDGQLEASPAQINPVTVAT; translated from the coding sequence ATGAAGAACGCATTCGGTACCCCCGACCATCGCGATGGAACTCTCCCCTCCGCGACCGGCTTCGTGCCGGCGCTCGAGGGGCTCCGCGCGCTGGCTGCGTTCGCCGTCCTCACCACACATGTGGCGTTCCAGACCGGGGCCTCCACCGGGTCGACCATCAACCGCATCTGGGGCCGGTTCGACCTTTCCGTGGCCGTGTTCTTCGCATTATCCGGCTTCCTGCTGTGGCGCGCGCACGCCCTGCACGCCCGCCGGGGTGGCCCGGGAACCGCGCGGCCGGCCCGCGCCTACCTGCGCTCACGACTTGTCCGGATCATGCCCGCATACCTGGTGCTGGTGGCCGCAGCGTTCCTTCTCATCCCCCGGAACGCGCGGAGCTCTGCCAGCACCTGGACGTCCAACTTGACGTTGACGCAGGTGTTCGTCCCGGATTCTCTGGTGGAGGGCCTCACTCACGCGTGGTCACTGTCCGTGGAGATGAGCTTCTATCTGGTGTTGCCGCTGTTGTGGTGGGCGCTCGCCAGGCTGCGCGGGCGAGCGGCGCGGTGGCGCATCCCGGTGATCGCCGGCGTGGGGGTGGCGAGTCTGGGGTGGGCGCTCGTGCCGTGGTATGAGCTGGGTCTGCACGAACGGATCAATGACCAGATTCTGCCGCCGGCGTTCGCGTCGTGGTTCGCGGCGGGGATGATCCTGGCCGAGCTCGCCTGCGCGCCGCCCGGTCGCGCGGCGGGGCTGGCCCGCCATCGTCACGCGCGGTGGCGGTGGTGGGCGGTCGCTGCGGCGGCATTTGCGGCGAGCACGGTACCGCGGTGGTTCACCGAGGGGTTTGTCCACCCGTCGGGCCCGGAGTTCGCGGCCCGCACCGCGCTCGGTGCGGTGGTGGCGTTCTGCCTGCTCGCCCCGGTCGTGCTGTCGCCTGCCGCGACGGCTCCCGCCGGGTCGACGCGTCTGGGACCGCACTTCCCCGTGCTGGGTTCGGGCGTGTTGACCACCCTGGGGCGCTGGTCGTACGCGGTGTTCCTGTGGCATGTACTGGTGCTGCACTTCGCGTTCCAGATCGCGGCGGTACCCATGTTCTCCGGGCAGATGCTGCGGATCTGGTTTGTCACCGTGGTGGTGACGACGGTGGTGGCGGCCGCCAGCTACGCACTCGTGGAGGTGCCGGCTCAGCGTTGGTTGGCGCCCCGGCGGGCACCCCGGGGGCGGCCGGTGGACGGCCAACTCGAGGCCAGCCCGGCGCAGATCAATCCCGTCACCGTCGCGACCTGA
- a CDS encoding alpha-(1->3)-arabinofuranosyltransferase translates to MIRGVRLGAGARDAVVAFLAFLLLACLQAPGLVVPDTKYDLVVDPGRFLAQATHLWTGLSFSGQVQNQAYGYLFPQGSFFALFDLVGVPAWVTQRLWWAIVLTVAYMGVVRVAAALRIGTRGTRAIAGVGYALAPRMLGDLGSISSEIWPVALAPWVLLPVIRVLQGRMSPRRGAAGAAFALALMGAVNAVATAAACLPAILWWALHRPNRTWARLAAWWLPLSAAVCLWWAVPLVLLGRVSPPFLDYIESAEVTTRWSSVTEVLRGAATWVPFVSTDRTAGADLTSEPVFVLATGVIAAVGVVGLLWRGMPARGRLLAIAALGLVLMAAPWVGPAGGGLAETLRALLDGPAAPLRNVHKFEPLLRLPLVLGAAHLLSQLLATLVGAEDRDDDGAAACDDGSLDRSGGQPTRVGLVSALAHPERHRAVAVAMIIMLAGGVSVAPAWLGRLAPVGAHESLPDHWTEAAAWLSENAPVDRPGEDAEPDPAATTRALVVPGASFGRQVWGVTRDEPLQPLAETPWAVRDSVPLQPAPAIRALDAVQRRLADGRAAPGMSATLASLGVGFLVVRNDLSEDSAAPRPALVHQSIDGSPGLVKVAEFGEPVGGSRVDGDDDEVVVVPDSGLRPAYPAIEIYRVDSRLGSDAAPPGPARSATAPYTVEVRDLPVVAGGPEALSRLDDLLAARDTIGSPPRVTRLLEADALTAGVDPASDPFPRPRPLNSTAPVLTDSPTDRETDFGRLDHNSSAVRAEGNPRRSRGTVPDYAATVAPEDPPLAQARWWDASVEVSSSAADSAQPGVVRPSHSVAAAVDGDPDTAWRSGGYGSAFGEWIEIELPEPVDRAVLQLTVPPPEAGPQVSTLQVRTDTGTATVFPTVGEETTVALPPGPTKRVRVTATGFADGGRGTYFEISQIGLTARGRDIPLLRTIALPDRPEDDRAPSGWLLRQELAGRSDCVHVGNPVEGLAGAEESTGAARCAPDLAIDPEEPARFARLLDVPAQTAVAPQLLVRPRPGAALDDVLRGDPTSRARQVRATGESLVTDPAGGPSAAVDGDRSTSWHARDVPAPTLELRLPGRQLVGSLRLWPPRSAAPAAPDVVTIDTGVQRTRVDLATLTPEDDGSVVVAVPADHTDRITIRVDHARDVRGPGGTQLPTGIAEVWVQDPAGARIGALPAAADDPVTLTCQDGPRLHIGDRVVRTRITATRRELLEGRAVTAELCDDTPVPLSAGPQEVSVDPGQAFSVDTVGLVVVDPGTGARTGGTGGSAAPILGGAPQPTRAVTTALWGDSRRELHVPSAPRERVLVVPESVTPAWQARLVADDGTDLGDPRPVTVDGWKQGWVLPATTTGATLVLTVPLDAPYRAALLTGPIALLLVLLLFLVRGSRDRAGTHATQWRGRGLLTIATTAVVGFVVAGPVGLALTFGLTISALMASRHLGAGRARQLLVIGSGVGIVAGAALLARAPWPDSLGYAGDGWGPQVATVTGLICAGLASSWPSTGRPRGARRGANQR, encoded by the coding sequence CCCAGGCCACTCACCTGTGGACCGGACTGTCCTTCAGCGGTCAGGTCCAGAACCAGGCGTACGGCTACCTGTTCCCGCAGGGCTCCTTCTTCGCGCTGTTCGACCTCGTCGGGGTGCCGGCCTGGGTGACCCAGCGCCTGTGGTGGGCGATCGTGCTCACCGTGGCCTACATGGGCGTGGTCCGGGTCGCCGCCGCGCTGCGCATCGGCACCCGCGGGACCCGCGCCATCGCCGGGGTCGGATACGCACTCGCGCCGCGCATGCTCGGCGACCTGGGTTCGATCTCGTCGGAGATCTGGCCGGTCGCCCTCGCACCCTGGGTGCTGCTGCCGGTCATCCGGGTGCTGCAGGGGCGGATGTCGCCGCGCCGGGGTGCGGCCGGTGCCGCGTTCGCACTGGCGCTGATGGGTGCGGTCAACGCCGTCGCCACCGCAGCCGCCTGCCTACCCGCGATCCTGTGGTGGGCGCTGCACCGGCCGAACCGCACGTGGGCGCGGCTGGCCGCGTGGTGGCTGCCGCTGTCCGCGGCGGTGTGCCTGTGGTGGGCCGTGCCGTTGGTCCTTCTCGGGCGGGTCTCGCCGCCGTTCCTCGACTACATCGAATCGGCCGAGGTCACCACCCGCTGGTCCTCGGTGACCGAGGTGCTGCGCGGCGCCGCAACGTGGGTACCGTTCGTGTCGACCGACCGGACCGCTGGCGCGGACCTGACAAGCGAGCCGGTGTTCGTCCTGGCCACCGGGGTGATCGCGGCGGTCGGTGTCGTGGGGTTGTTGTGGCGCGGGATGCCCGCTCGTGGCCGGCTTCTGGCGATCGCAGCCCTCGGCCTGGTGTTGATGGCAGCACCGTGGGTCGGACCCGCCGGTGGCGGGCTCGCCGAGACTCTCCGCGCCCTACTCGACGGCCCGGCCGCGCCGCTGCGCAACGTGCACAAGTTCGAGCCGCTCCTGCGGCTGCCACTGGTGCTGGGCGCCGCGCATCTGCTGTCACAGTTGCTCGCGACTCTCGTCGGCGCCGAGGACCGCGACGACGACGGCGCCGCAGCCTGCGACGACGGCAGCCTCGACCGGTCCGGAGGGCAGCCCACCCGCGTCGGCCTCGTCAGTGCGCTCGCGCACCCCGAACGCCACCGCGCGGTCGCGGTCGCGATGATCATCATGTTGGCCGGGGGGGTATCGGTGGCCCCGGCGTGGCTGGGTCGGCTCGCGCCGGTCGGCGCCCACGAGTCACTGCCCGACCACTGGACAGAAGCCGCAGCGTGGCTGTCGGAGAACGCGCCGGTGGACCGCCCCGGCGAGGACGCAGAGCCCGACCCGGCCGCGACCACCCGCGCCCTCGTGGTCCCCGGCGCGTCGTTCGGCCGTCAGGTGTGGGGCGTCACCCGCGACGAGCCCCTGCAGCCGCTGGCGGAGACGCCGTGGGCGGTCCGTGACTCGGTGCCGCTCCAACCCGCCCCGGCCATCCGCGCCCTCGACGCGGTGCAGCGCCGGCTCGCCGACGGCCGCGCCGCACCCGGGATGTCGGCGACGCTGGCGTCGCTCGGCGTCGGCTTTCTCGTGGTACGCAACGACCTGTCGGAGGACTCGGCCGCGCCGCGCCCGGCACTGGTGCACCAGTCGATCGACGGCTCGCCCGGACTGGTGAAGGTCGCGGAGTTCGGCGAGCCGGTGGGTGGCTCCCGGGTCGACGGCGACGACGACGAGGTGGTCGTGGTGCCGGACTCCGGGCTGCGGCCGGCCTATCCGGCCATCGAGATCTACCGGGTCGACTCCCGACTGGGATCGGACGCGGCGCCGCCCGGACCGGCACGGTCGGCCACGGCCCCGTACACCGTGGAGGTCCGCGACTTGCCGGTGGTCGCCGGCGGACCCGAAGCACTCTCCCGGCTGGACGATCTACTCGCGGCGCGAGACACGATCGGCTCACCGCCCCGGGTCACCCGACTGCTCGAGGCCGACGCGCTCACTGCCGGCGTCGACCCGGCATCAGACCCGTTCCCGCGACCGCGGCCACTGAACTCCACCGCCCCGGTCCTCACCGACTCGCCGACCGACCGCGAAACCGACTTCGGCCGCCTCGACCACAACTCGTCGGCCGTCCGCGCAGAGGGCAACCCCCGGCGCAGCCGCGGCACGGTCCCCGACTACGCCGCCACCGTCGCGCCGGAGGACCCGCCGCTCGCGCAGGCGCGGTGGTGGGACGCCAGCGTGGAGGTATCGTCCTCGGCCGCCGATTCGGCGCAGCCCGGCGTGGTGCGGCCATCGCACTCCGTCGCGGCCGCGGTCGACGGCGACCCCGACACCGCCTGGCGCTCCGGCGGATACGGTTCGGCGTTCGGCGAATGGATCGAGATCGAACTGCCCGAACCCGTCGACCGCGCAGTCCTGCAGCTGACCGTCCCGCCCCCCGAGGCCGGACCACAGGTCAGCACCCTGCAGGTGCGCACCGACACCGGCACCGCCACGGTGTTCCCGACGGTCGGAGAAGAGACGACGGTGGCGCTGCCGCCCGGCCCCACAAAGCGGGTCCGGGTGACAGCGACCGGGTTCGCCGACGGGGGCCGCGGCACCTACTTCGAAATCTCCCAGATCGGGTTGACCGCCAGAGGTCGGGACATCCCGCTGCTACGGACCATCGCGCTTCCCGACCGGCCCGAGGACGACCGCGCGCCGTCAGGCTGGCTCCTGCGTCAGGAACTGGCCGGCCGTTCGGACTGTGTGCACGTCGGGAACCCGGTCGAGGGGCTGGCCGGGGCCGAGGAGTCGACCGGCGCTGCACGTTGCGCCCCCGACCTGGCGATCGACCCCGAGGAACCGGCCCGATTCGCCCGCCTGCTCGACGTCCCCGCCCAGACCGCCGTAGCCCCGCAACTGCTCGTGCGCCCGAGGCCCGGCGCCGCCCTGGACGACGTGCTGCGCGGTGACCCGACCTCCCGTGCCCGGCAGGTCCGCGCGACGGGCGAATCACTCGTGACCGACCCCGCGGGAGGGCCGTCCGCGGCCGTCGACGGCGACCGCTCCACCAGCTGGCACGCGCGGGACGTGCCAGCACCGACGCTGGAACTGCGACTGCCCGGTCGGCAGCTCGTCGGATCGCTCCGCCTCTGGCCACCCCGCTCCGCCGCCCCCGCCGCGCCCGACGTCGTCACGATCGACACCGGTGTCCAACGCACCAGAGTCGACCTGGCCACGCTCACCCCAGAGGACGACGGCTCCGTCGTCGTCGCCGTCCCCGCCGACCACACCGACCGCATCACCATCCGGGTCGACCACGCCCGCGACGTGCGCGGCCCTGGCGGTACGCAGCTGCCCACCGGCATCGCCGAGGTGTGGGTCCAGGACCCCGCCGGCGCCCGGATCGGCGCGCTGCCCGCCGCCGCCGACGACCCCGTCACTCTGACCTGCCAGGACGGGCCCCGACTCCACATCGGCGACCGGGTGGTCCGGACGCGGATCACCGCCACCCGACGGGAACTCCTCGAGGGACGCGCCGTGACGGCCGAACTCTGCGACGACACCCCCGTCCCGCTGAGCGCGGGACCACAGGAGGTCTCTGTCGACCCGGGGCAGGCGTTCTCCGTGGACACGGTGGGCCTCGTCGTCGTCGACCCCGGCACCGGGGCCCGCACCGGCGGAACCGGGGGCAGTGCCGCACCGATCCTCGGCGGCGCGCCCCAACCCACCCGGGCCGTCACCACCGCGCTCTGGGGCGACTCGCGACGCGAACTGCACGTGCCGTCCGCGCCCCGCGAGCGCGTCCTGGTGGTCCCCGAATCCGTCACGCCCGCGTGGCAGGCCCGGCTCGTCGCCGACGACGGCACCGACCTGGGCGACCCGCGCCCGGTGACCGTCGACGGGTGGAAACAGGGCTGGGTGCTGCCCGCCACCACTACCGGGGCCACCCTGGTGCTCACGGTGCCCCTCGACGCCCCGTACCGCGCAGCCCTGCTCACCGGGCCGATCGCGCTCCTGTTGGTCCTGCTGCTGTTCCTGGTGCGCGGCAGCCGCGACCGGGCGGGCACCCACGCCACCCAGTGGCGGGGACGCGGGCTACTGACGATCGCCACTACCGCCGTGGTCGGATTCGTCGTGGCCGGTCCAGTCGGGCTGGCGCTGACCTTCGGGCTGACGATCAGCGCTCTGATGGCGAGCCGTCACCTCGGGGCGGGCCGTGCCCGGCAGTTGCTGGTGATCGGCTCCGGGGTGGGGATCGTCGCCGGCGCCGCGCTGCTGGCCCGCGCGCCGTGGCCGGACTCGCTGGGCTACGCCGGCGACGGGTGGGGCCCTCAGGTCGCGACGGTGACGGGATTGATCTGCGCCGGGCTGGCCTCGAGTTGGCCGTCCACCGGCCGCCCCCGGGGTGCCCGCCGGGGCGCCAACCAACGCTGA
- a CDS encoding DUF3068 domain-containing protein gives MARQSSSAGRRSLVPALVLVGLGVFLITISLALVFFVVPSQKKTPLDINSTTVTETAPGAVLVGKGLASNTPTELNSDRPECRAEGSAGGDEQPAGGGEGEDAQAEDSEAAADSERQYPVSCFIDNDIPLYSQRRVMAVEPSDADVITMQAAQSLLREDKTGGDDVDALVNATIDRITVDRVTAMPVDEATSTLQVVATGGDTAPAGFVRDGLQYKFPFDTEQRAYDYFDASTFTTNPIEFVGETSVGGIDAYEFKQDLGPIDMWSSIRDHFAAISDGYDPAVESVLASYRREGMTAGQWGLEGDPKREVDMRRFYTNTRTVYVNPATGQIVNGKEDIFQFFAEDQAEAEAFFSDKARMEKEKTEPTRTAVRFQSGWNDETQNNTLAAAQESADTLNTFGRVVPAILGILGLLTLIGGIVLGLRGGGRTNRTRA, from the coding sequence ATGGCACGACAGAGCAGTTCCGCGGGACGGAGGTCGTTGGTGCCCGCGCTGGTCCTTGTCGGCCTCGGCGTATTCCTGATCACTATCTCACTCGCGCTCGTGTTCTTCGTGGTGCCGAGCCAGAAGAAGACCCCGCTGGACATCAACTCCACGACTGTCACCGAGACCGCGCCGGGGGCGGTTCTCGTAGGTAAGGGACTGGCCTCGAACACCCCCACCGAACTCAATTCGGACCGCCCGGAGTGCCGTGCCGAGGGCTCGGCCGGTGGCGACGAGCAGCCGGCTGGAGGCGGCGAGGGCGAGGACGCCCAGGCGGAAGACAGTGAGGCCGCCGCCGACTCCGAGCGCCAGTACCCGGTCAGTTGCTTCATCGACAACGACATCCCGCTGTACTCGCAGCGTCGAGTGATGGCAGTGGAACCGTCGGACGCCGACGTCATCACCATGCAGGCGGCCCAGTCGCTGCTGCGCGAGGACAAGACCGGCGGCGACGACGTCGACGCGCTGGTCAACGCCACCATCGACCGCATCACCGTGGACCGCGTCACGGCCATGCCGGTCGACGAGGCCACCAGCACCCTCCAGGTCGTGGCCACCGGCGGAGACACCGCTCCGGCGGGTTTCGTCCGCGACGGGCTGCAGTACAAATTCCCGTTCGACACCGAGCAGCGGGCCTACGACTACTTCGATGCGAGCACCTTCACCACCAACCCGATCGAGTTTGTGGGTGAGACCAGCGTCGGCGGTATCGACGCATACGAGTTCAAGCAGGACCTCGGCCCGATCGACATGTGGTCCTCGATCCGCGACCACTTCGCCGCGATCTCCGACGGCTACGACCCCGCCGTGGAGTCGGTCCTGGCCAGCTACCGCCGCGAAGGCATGACCGCGGGACAGTGGGGCCTCGAGGGTGATCCGAAGCGCGAGGTCGACATGCGCCGCTTTTACACCAACACCCGCACGGTGTACGTGAACCCGGCCACCGGTCAGATCGTCAACGGCAAGGAGGACATCTTCCAGTTCTTCGCGGAAGACCAGGCCGAGGCCGAGGCGTTCTTCTCGGACAAGGCCCGCATGGAGAAGGAGAAGACCGAGCCGACCCGCACGGCCGTCCGCTTCCAGTCCGGCTGGAACGACGAGACCCAGAACAACACCCTGGCCGCTGCGCAGGAAAGCGCCGACACGCTCAACACGTTCGGCCGCGTCGTCCCGGCGATCCTCGGCATCCTCGGTCTGCTGACGCTGATCGGTGGCATCGTGCTTGGTCTCCGCGGCGGCGGACGCACCAACCGGACCCGCGCCTGA
- a CDS encoding glycosyltransferase family 4 protein has protein sequence MARILLLCWRDSTHPQGGGSERYLEHVADGLAAAGHTVIFRTSRSPGAARSTTTSSGVVFSRAGGRFTVYPRALLAILSGRIGLGPLGSLRRPDVVVDTQNGVPFFSRLATTAPVVVLVHHIHREQWPVAGWLVARIGWWIESWLSPRVHSRSQYVTVSLPSADELAGLGVDPARIAVVRNGLDPLPTDIDAGGAPRGESSADARTRAPRLVVLSRLVPHKHVEDALDVVGTLRASRPGLVLDVIGSGWWSDRLRDYAAERGLLGGPDTDDSGRGQEPGPSGQSGSVVFHGHVDETTKHRILAAATLHLMPSRKEGWGLAVSEAAQHGVPTVGYHHAAGLRDSIDDGETGLLVDDVAAMTLATERLLADPALRDRMGEAARRKAAGMSWPATGSAMAQVLRAVADGRRVSGVVSGDRG, from the coding sequence GTGGCTCGAATCCTGCTGTTGTGCTGGCGTGACAGCACCCACCCACAGGGTGGCGGCAGCGAACGGTACCTCGAACACGTCGCTGACGGCCTCGCCGCTGCGGGGCACACCGTCATCTTCCGGACCTCCCGCTCTCCGGGCGCGGCCCGTTCCACCACCACCTCCTCCGGGGTGGTGTTCAGCCGGGCCGGCGGCCGCTTCACTGTCTATCCGCGCGCCCTCCTGGCGATCCTGTCCGGCAGGATCGGCCTAGGTCCGCTCGGGTCCCTGCGGCGGCCCGACGTCGTCGTCGACACCCAGAACGGCGTCCCCTTCTTCTCCCGCCTGGCCACCACCGCTCCCGTGGTGGTGCTGGTCCACCACATCCACCGCGAGCAGTGGCCGGTGGCCGGGTGGTTGGTTGCGCGGATCGGCTGGTGGATCGAGTCGTGGCTGTCCCCCCGCGTGCACTCGCGCAGCCAGTACGTGACCGTGTCACTGCCCTCCGCAGACGAACTCGCCGGGCTCGGCGTAGATCCCGCACGGATCGCGGTGGTGCGCAACGGCCTCGACCCGCTGCCGACGGACATCGACGCAGGCGGCGCCCCGCGGGGCGAGTCCAGCGCCGACGCCCGCACCCGCGCCCCGCGCCTGGTCGTGCTCTCTCGCCTGGTGCCGCACAAGCACGTCGAGGACGCCCTCGACGTGGTCGGCACGCTGCGCGCGAGCCGACCCGGCCTGGTGCTGGACGTCATCGGCAGCGGCTGGTGGTCCGACCGGTTGCGCGACTACGCCGCCGAACGCGGGCTCCTCGGCGGTCCGGACACAGACGACTCCGGGCGGGGCCAAGAGCCCGGGCCGAGCGGGCAGTCCGGCTCGGTCGTCTTCCACGGGCACGTCGATGAGACCACCAAGCACCGGATCCTCGCCGCCGCCACGCTGCACCTCATGCCCTCGCGCAAGGAGGGCTGGGGGCTGGCCGTGTCGGAAGCCGCGCAGCACGGCGTGCCCACCGTCGGCTACCACCACGCCGCGGGACTGCGCGACTCGATCGACGACGGCGAGACCGGCCTCCTCGTGGACGATGTCGCCGCCATGACACTGGCCACCGAGCGACTGCTCGCCGACCCCGCCCTGAGGGACCGCATGGGTGAGGCCGCCCGCCGCAAGGCCGCGGGGATGTCGTGGCCCGCCACCGGATCGGCGATGGCGCAAGTCCTCCGTGCGGTCGCCGACGGGCGGCGCGTCAGCGGCGTGGTCAGCGGCGACCGCGGTTAG
- a CDS encoding polysaccharide biosynthesis protein encodes MDHQAREATSGSATRRFLTGAGAVTAGSMLANIAAYLLHLPASRWLGPEGYGAFAALLSAQLLVAVPSLALQAVVAREHVRGVPYDVLRTVGRRVALLVAVVAALVVVPVSLLLDTPGLATAAALAPGPVLCLLATEQGLLQGAERFRALGAVLALAGVGKVVPAVAVLAAGGGVGPALAAGAVGVTVAWVVAARISTSPSGVGGGAGSGAGGGGAAGPGGGALTAPGVAAVLAAGQVQLVMMALTSVDLLLARALLSPEDAGRYALGAVAAKAAFWLPQAVGTVLYPRMADPAGHRGAVRSAVGVLLGIGAIVVIGAAVVTPLVPVVVGEDYRPVAGLLWAFAALGVTLSVLQAFLLASIASDRTMEAGIAWFGLVLTAVAVWIAPREVEGVLGAALVAIALTTVAAGWRALRTRPA; translated from the coding sequence GTGGACCATCAGGCGCGCGAGGCGACATCAGGTTCCGCCACCAGGCGTTTCCTGACGGGCGCGGGGGCGGTGACGGCTGGCTCGATGCTGGCCAACATCGCCGCCTACCTACTGCACCTCCCGGCCTCCCGGTGGCTGGGGCCCGAGGGGTACGGCGCCTTCGCCGCCCTGTTGTCCGCACAGCTCCTGGTGGCCGTGCCGTCACTGGCACTTCAGGCGGTGGTCGCCCGCGAACACGTCCGGGGCGTGCCCTACGACGTGCTGCGCACGGTCGGCAGGCGGGTCGCGCTGCTGGTCGCGGTAGTCGCTGCGCTGGTGGTTGTCCCGGTGTCACTCCTGCTGGACACCCCGGGCCTCGCCACCGCCGCCGCGCTGGCCCCCGGCCCCGTGCTGTGCCTGCTCGCCACCGAGCAGGGGCTGCTGCAGGGCGCCGAACGGTTCCGGGCCCTCGGTGCGGTTCTCGCACTGGCCGGCGTGGGCAAGGTCGTGCCGGCCGTCGCAGTGCTTGCTGCGGGCGGGGGTGTGGGGCCGGCGCTCGCCGCGGGGGCCGTCGGTGTGACCGTGGCGTGGGTCGTGGCGGCGAGGATCTCGACCTCCCCCTCTGGCGTTGGCGGGGGCGCTGGCTCTGGCGCTGGCGGGGGCGGGGCCGCTGGCCCTGGCGGGGGCGCCTTGACCGCACCCGGGGTCGCAGCCGTGCTCGCCGCCGGTCAGGTGCAGCTGGTGATGATGGCCTTGACCTCCGTGGACCTGCTCTTGGCGCGTGCCCTGCTGTCTCCCGAGGACGCGGGTCGCTACGCGCTCGGGGCGGTCGCGGCGAAGGCGGCGTTCTGGTTGCCGCAGGCGGTGGGAACAGTGCTCTATCCGCGGATGGCCGATCCAGCCGGCCACCGGGGCGCGGTCCGTTCCGCGGTAGGCGTCCTGCTGGGCATCGGTGCGATTGTGGTGATCGGTGCCGCGGTGGTCACGCCGCTCGTGCCGGTCGTCGTGGGCGAGGACTACCGGCCCGTCGCCGGACTGCTGTGGGCGTTTGCGGCCCTGGGCGTGACCTTGAGCGTCCTGCAGGCGTTCCTGTTGGCGAGCATCGCCTCCGACCGCACTATGGAGGCTGGCATCGCCTGGTTCGGACTGGTGCTCACGGCGGTCGCGGTCTGGATCGCCCCCCGCGAGGTCGAGGGTGTCCTCGGGGCCGCACTAGTGGCAATCGCGCTCACGACGGTCGCCGCCGGCTGGCGGGCCCTCCGGACCCGCCCGGCCTGA